The following coding sequences are from one Betaproteobacteria bacterium window:
- a CDS encoding nucleotide pyrophosphohydrolase produces MSELDALRRALLSFRDERDWRQFHTLRSLIVSLNLEAAELLELTQWKLDAEIDALPGDPTAAEALGDECADVLLYLLLIADVAGIDLVEAARRKLVKNAEKYPVAKSRGSRAKYTDL; encoded by the coding sequence TTGAGCGAGCTCGATGCGCTGCGGCGCGCCCTCCTGAGCTTTCGGGACGAGCGGGACTGGCGCCAGTTCCACACCCTGCGCAGTCTCATCGTCTCCCTCAATCTGGAGGCGGCGGAACTGCTCGAACTCACCCAGTGGAAACTCGATGCGGAAATCGACGCCCTGCCCGGCGACCCGACCGCCGCCGAGGCCCTTGGGGACGAGTGCGCCGACGTGCTGCTCTACCTGCTGCTCATTGCCGATGTGGCCGGCATCGACCTCGTCGAAGCGGCGCGCAGGAAACTGGTCAAGAACGCCGAGAAGTACCCGGTGGCCAAGAGCCGCGGCAGCCGGGCCAAGTACACCGATCTGTAG